In Chlorobiota bacterium, the sequence GGCAAGCAAAATAGGCGGGAATAATAACCAACTATTGGTGGTTAGCCGCCCGAACGATGCCGTTAGCCGAAAACTCAGTAACGACCTAGATGAACTTCGCATTGCTGCGCCAGAGTTGTTCGCATCATCGTCGGCTCCATTTTTCTTGAAGCGTTGCCAGGATGCTGTTTCCATCCTTGCTGGAATGCCAGGCGTGGATTCGGTTCCTCCGTCACGTGCTGCAGTTGGGCGTTATTTGGCTTCCCTTCGCGATTCACTGCTGGTTGGCGAGCACGACCTGTATGAATTTAACGGGAATCGCCTGGTGAAGGATATCTATTTTACGCGGTATCGTGGCCGCCAGTATTATTCCTACCCAATCCAACTCAATGCCGACCGCTCGGTTATCCCAAACCTGTTTTTTGGCGTAGATGTGCTGGATATTTATGACATTGATGCCAACAGCAACACGTTCAAATCGGATTTTTTCTACTGGGTGAAAGTTGATACCGGGCATCGTGATGCCGAGCGGAATTTGATTTTCCAGAACTTGCTGCAGAACGAAAGCAGCAAAGAATTAGTGATGCAGAAAATAGAAGAAGATATTGAGTATAAGCTGTACAAAGTCTCCGGAACATTCCACCACGATTTCGCCTTGGCCAATTATCCGTTGGATCAGCAAGAGCTGGCAATCAAAGTGGAAATACTTGCTCCTTCCAACGAATTAAAAATATCCTTCGACCAAAGCAGCCTTGATGAGGACGCGAAAATTTTTGAACGATTTAAGGTGCAGGCTTGGAATAAACTGAAGTATTACGTGACGGTGGATAATCGAATCGCCACCACCATGCGTGGCGACCCCGATAACCAGGAAGGGAAGCCGACGGTGTTTAAAAATTTCTCCTTCCGACTGTTGGTGGAACGGAAACTCCTTGGCCCGTTTCTCCAGATTGTTTTACCATTGATCCTTATTGGCTTTGTGGCAATTGCCTTGCTGTACGTTACCGACATTTCGTTTGAAAATCTTGGGGAAGTTAGTGTCGGTACGTTTTTGGGCATTATCACGTTCTCCATCGCACTCTCGAACATCACCCCCAGCAGTGATTATCTGACAAAAGCTGATTTATTATTCTGGGTGACGTTCATGGTGGTGTTGGTCAGTTTTATCACCGTCATTGTGGTGAACTCACGATTCCGGCTTGAGCAACTGCAAGGGGTAAGCATCCGCCCAATCAGCTACGCTCTGACGGTGGTGTATCCGCTTTGCGTTCTATGGGTGCTGCTCTGGTATTAGGGGGCCGAGGCTGGCCCTTATTCTTCCGCAAGTATCACATGATCGTTCTGCTTATCAACGTATGAACCCTTCTCGCCGAACTGCTCTCGCCCGATTGTTATGGGGATCCGCCGCTGCGGTGGCGGTCCCGGTGGCCTATGTTGCTGCGCGGTTTTTGCGCCCCCCAACCACCGAGCCTGCGCGCTGCGTTGCTGGCTCAATCGAAAAACTTCGGTCCCAGCAAGCCACGCTGATTCGTGTGGGGCTGAACGATGCGGTGGTGCAGCCAATGCCCGATGGCTCGCTGCGTGCCATTAGCTTGCGTTGCACCCATACCGGTTGCCCTGTCCGTTGGGTGGATGCCTCCAGGGAGTTCCATTGCTCCTGCCACGGTGGCCGCTTCGATGCCGATGGGAAGGTGATTGCCGGACCGCCGCCCCGCCCGCTGGAACGCTTGCGGGTGGAAGAAATCGGCGGCAACCTTGTGGTGATTGATGAACCCCCAGCAGCGTAACATGACCCTTCTTCCCACACCAAGCCTGTCCCTTTTTTTATGCCTGACTTTTCCCAATCGCCAGTGACGTTGCAACCCATTCGCCAGTTCTTTCAGGGTTTGGCCTCGGGAACCGATGCCTTGATGTGGTATTTCGGCGGACTGGTGTTCTTCTTTTTTGGAGTGATGGTGCTTAGTGGGATTTTGCTTGCGTTCCACTATCAGCCCAACGCCGCGCCGGCAACCGCTTCCGATGGCACGCCGCTGCTGCTTGCCCGCATCACCGACACCACAACATGGCTTGGCGTGGAGTATGTCCCGGGTCAGCTAATTCCCGTCCGGGCCGATAGCACCTTGCGCAATGCCGATTTCCCAACCCCGTTGCGTGGCTCGGCCAGCCTTCTTCGCGATTCGGCCACCGGAAGCCCGGTGCATCCGTCGGCGGCGTGGGTTAGCTTGGAGCATCAGATTATGCGGCAAACGGAGTTCGGCGCGTTGGTCCGTTCGGTTCATGCGTGGGGGGCGCAGATGCTGGTTACTTCGGTGCTGATCTGGTTTGGCGGGCTTGTGTGGCGGGGGGCGTGGCAGCGTCCGCTCCGCGCCGTTTGGATCAGCGGTTTGCTGCTGGTGGCTGCGGTGTTCGGCGCGGCATGGACCGGATCGGTGTTGCCGTGGGACCGGCTTGGATACGCGGCCGCTTGGGTGGGGTCCTCGCTGCCGGAGCAAGGGGTTCCGTTGGTTGGGGAATCGGTAACGGAGCTGATGCGTGGCGGAAAAGACGTTGGCGGCGCGGCACTAACCCGAACCGCTGCGGCCCACACAACCGTGCTGCCATTGGCGTTGCTGGTTACTCTGCTGCTTCATGCGGGATGGCTGCGGCGGGCCGCCATCTTTCAGAAACCCGAACATCCTTCTTCCAAGCCTTTTGGCTCGGCCTCGGTGCTGGCTGGCGGTTCGGTTTTGCTGTTGGTGATCTATCCATTGGTGGCCGCCACATTCAGCCCAACCTCACCCTTCTTTCTGCTTCCGTTGCTGGTTCTTCCGGCCAGTTGCGCGCAATTGCTGAACCGGATTGCGGGGGGCGCGGCAAGCCCCGCCAACGTTGCCGATCGGCTCTATCGCCAGCTTGTTTGCTGGTTGTTGGCTGCTGGCGCGTTGGTGTCGCTTGCCGTTGCTGCTTCTTGGACCCGTGGCGAAGGTGGCTTCCCGGTGGATCTGTCGCAGGCGCAGGTGGCCGCGGGTGAGTTCCGCCCGGAGTGGTATTTCTTGGGGTTCTATCAGTTGTTGGAGTGGTTCGCGGTTCCGGTGGTTATGGCGGTTATTTCTGCCGTGCTGCTCTTCTTCTTTCTGCTTCCGCAATGGGACCGCCCTGCTTCGGTGGGGAAGGGGGCGATCCGCTGGACGGTGTACGGCTTGTGCCTTCTGTTCTTTCTCCTGACCCTGTGGGGAAGTATTCAGGGATGAGGGGGAAGTGGAAGGATGATGATGTGATTGGAGTTCTGTTCACCATCCATCGCCCATCCATCACACCACCCACACCTCGCCATTTTCCAGGGCGCGGAAGCGTTCGCGGGGGATGGAAAATTTATCCAGCGTTGCGTTCAATAACTCCACCGGCTCTTTCTCGCCGTCGTCGGCTTGGGCAAAGGTTCCGAAGTGAACGCCCATGCTCCACTCCGTTTTCAGAATTCGATGAGCCAGCACCGCTTCGTCCGGTCCCATGTGAACGGAGGACATGAACCACCGGGGGCGATAGGCTCCAATCGGCAGCAGCGACATCCGAATGGTTGGGAAACGGCGTGCTATCTCCTCAAAGAAATCCCCAAACCCGGTGTCGCCAGCAAAATAGAGGTCGCCCGCTTCGGAGCCGATCATGAAGCCGCCCCAGAGTGAGGTGTCGCGGTCGAACAGCCCGCGATTGGAGAAATGCCAAGCCGGGGTGCAGGTCACCCGAAGCCCGGTTCGTGTTGTTACGGCATCCCACCAATCCAAATCTTGGCTTCCAGCAATCCCGTAGGCGTTCAGCAGTGCGGTGTTGCCAAGCGGGGTCAAGATTTGCGGGCGATGGACGCGGCAGAGTGTGGAAAGGGTGGCAACGTCGCAATGGTCGTAGTGGTTGTGGCTAAGCAGGATAAGGTCTATCGGCGGAAGGTCCTGCATCCGCAGCCCAACCCCGGCGTGGCGTTTTGGTCCGGCCCACGTAATCGGGCTAACGCGCTCGCTCCAGACCGGATCGGTAAGGATATTCACGCCGTCCATCTGAATCAGCACCGTGGTGTGGTTGACGAAGGTGAGCCGCAGTTCCCCTTTCCCAACACGCTGCGGCGGCGGTGCGGCGGGCTGAATCTGGCGGAACTCACTCCAGGGCCCCGGCTTCCGTTCGGTCATCCATTTCAGTACATCGAAAAATCCGCGCCCCTTCTTTTGGGTTGTAGAATCGCTTTCCGTCGAAATGATCGCTGATTGGTCCTGCGTAGCCGGGGGAGGAAATTTTAAGGCCGAAGGCTGTTCCGGTCATCGCGCTGGCTCCCAAGATTCCGCTTCCCCACAGAAATGCGCGGCGTGTCCAGCCGCGCCGTTTTGGTGGAGTTTCTTGGTTTGCTGGGTTGGTTGGATTGATCTGCTGTGGAGGTTGCGGGTTCTGCATGGCATGATAACGAATGAGCTTCCGGTTTCATGTTTCCCCACTTGTTGTGGGGATAGGGGAGCGTGGCCGATTAGTCCTTGCCACGCCGTGCATATCCTTCCAACTCCCGCGTCAAGAAAAGGTACATCACCCCCAACACCCCCAGATCATCAAGCCACCCGATGACCGGCAGGAAGTCGCTGACGGCATCGAATGGGGAGATCACATAGAGGAGACCCACCGCCACGCCGACCTTTTTCCAGAAGGGGACTGAGCGGTCGCCGAAGTATGCCGGAAGTTTGCGAAGCCGCCAGAAGAGCGAGCGATGAACGCGTTGCGGAGAGTTCATAACTGAAGGTTGATGTTGATTATCGGTGGCTGCGAAGGGTGATGATCCGCGCAGGAAACGATCATTCGCACGCTGAATTGTGAGCGGGGGGTTGTTTTTTTAGGGGAAGGCTGTATCTTGGGGGCAGTTACAAGGTTAACAAGGTAAAACAACTTGAAGTATCGTTGGATCCTATCGTCCATACCAGATGACAACTCCGTTCAAAACTTAGTACGCGCAATCAACGTTACGCCGACCATTGCCCGAATCTTGGTCGCTCGTGGCATCACTACCTTCGAAGGGGCGCGGCAGTTCTTCCGTCCAAGTCTGACCGATCTGCACGACCCTTTCTTGATGGATCACATGGATCGCGCTGTCGAGCGTGCCATGCGTGCCGTTGCAAACGGCGAGAAGGTGGCGATCTACGGCGATTATGATGTTGACGGCACAAGTTCGGCGGCGATGCTTTATCTCTACTTCCGTAGCATCGGTGCCGACGTTGATTTCTACATCCCCGACCGCTTTAGCGAGGGGTATGGCGTATCCACCCTTGGTATTGATCGGCTTGCCGAGCAGGGGGTCACTCTGGTTATTACTGTTGACTGCGGTATCACTGCGGTTGAACAGGTTCGTTATGCTGCTTCGCGCAGCATTGATGTCATCGTCTGCGACCACCATGAGCCAGGCGATGAGTTGCCACCCGCATACGCACTCCTGGACCCTATCAAGCCAGGCTGCTCCTATCCGTTCAAATTCCTTTCCGGTTGCGGTGTTGGCTTTAAGCTGATCCAAGCAATCGCTATCCGCCGTGGGGAGGTCGAGACGGTCTATCAGTACCTCGACTTCGTGGCCATTGCTGCGGCTGCCGACATCGTCCCGCTGGTTGGCGAAAACCGCTCGCTGGTTGCCCACGGGCTGCGCCGCTTGAACGACTCGCCACGCCCGGGTCTGCGTGGCCTGCTGGAGTGCGCGGGGATCAAACGCGGAAATCTTGGCACTTCCCAGATCGTCTTCGGAATCGCACCACGCATTAATGCTGCCGGGCGCATGAAAGATGCACGCCGCGCTGTGGAGATGCTGATCGAGGAGGACGAGGTTGGCGCGTTCAAGAAAGCACAAGAGCTGGAGAACGACAACCGCAGCCGCCGCACAATTGATGAAGGAACCTTTGCCGAGGCGCAAGCAATCGCCCAGCAGCTTCTGAACTCCGGCAACTACCGCATCTTGGTGATTCATAACCCAACGTGGCATCCGGGGGTGATTGGAATCGTGGCCTCGCGGTTGGTGGAGAAATACTACCTGCCAACGGTGCTGCTTACCACCATGGATGGCGTGGCCAAAGGCTCCGCACGCTCCATCGCCGGCTTCGATATCCACAACGCGCTGAAGCAATGCGAAGGGCATATCGAACAGTTCGGCGGCCATAAATATGCTGCAGGGCTTTCCATTCGCGAGGAGAATATCACCGCGCTTCGTGAGCAGCTGAACCAGTTCGCGCTCAGCACCATCAGCGACGAAATGCTGACCCCCGAACTGCGGATTGATACCGAGGTCTCCTTGGCCGAAGTCACCCCCCGATTCTTTTCGGTGATTAAACAGTTCGCGCCGTTTGGCCCCGGAAACTCGCGCCCGCAATTCCTGATCCGTGGGGTGGATGTTGTTGGATACCCTCGCGTGGTGGGGAAGGATCACCTGAAATTCCGCATCCGCAGCGGCAACGATTTTATCGAAGCTATCGGCTTTGGAATGGGGAACCGCTTGCCAGAACTGAACGGGCGAACCCAATACGACCTGGTGTTTAATATCGAGGAGAACGAGTACCGCGGCGAGGTGAAACAACAGTTCCGCATCCACGATTTCCGGGTTCACAATCCCGACATCTACCCGGCGACCAATAGCCAAGGAAAGCCTGCTGCGGTCGTTCTGGAAGGGGAGGGGTAAGCTCCGCGGTCCCCTTCATCGGGCTTCTTTTTAACAATGCCGCAGCCCGTATCGTTCGGTCTGCGGCATTGCTGCGAATGCAGGCACAGCAACAACACAACATTTCCGATTTATCATATCCTATGGCTGGTCATAGTAAATGGGCAAACATCAAGCACCGCAAAGGGGCGATTGATGCCAAGCGGGGAAAAGTGTTCACCCGCATCGCACGCGAAATCATCATTGCCGCACGGTTGGGCGGGGGGGATCAAAATGCAAACCCACGGCTGCGCCTTGCCGTGCAGAAAGCGCGTGCCGTGAATATGCCGAACGATAACATCAACAGGGCAATCCAGAAAGGAACCGGCGAGCTGGAAGGGCAGCAGATGGAGGAGCTGATACTGGAAGGATATGGACCCGGCGGAATCGGAATCTTGATGGAGTGCGTCACCGACAACCGCAACCGCACCGTTGCCGACGTTCGCAAAATCCTTAGCCGCAACGGTGGCTCCATGGCCGATGCCGGCGCGGTGGCCTGGAACTTCTCCCGCCGCACCCTTATCTCCGTCCGCCAGGAAGGAACCACCGAGGAGGAAGTGCTGCTGGCGGTGTTGGATGCCGGAGCCGAAGATGTGCGAACGGGGGAGGAGACGTTCGACGTCCAGGCACCTGTGGAGAATTTTGAAACCATCCGCGCCGCGTTGGATGCTGCCGGATGCACCATCGCCGAAGCCAATCTTCAGTACGTTCCCAATCAAACCCTTGAGCTAACCGGTGAGCAAGCCGCTGCTGCGCTAAAACTCCTTGATCTTCTTGACGATTACGACGACGTTCAGGACCTCTATTCCAACCTTGAGGTCTCCGAAGAAGAAATGGCGAAGATTGAGGGATAGCAGAAAAAACAATGATGGGCTCAGCCGAAATGGCTACTCCCGAACAACCATCATCGCCCCTTCGCTGCGGAGGCTGCCGGCCTCGATTCGGTAGAACAGTAGCTGCGAGGTTGCGGCGGAGGGCCGGAAACTGAGTGCCTGTTCGCCAGCTTCGCAATGGCGGCGGATGCGGTCGGGGAGTTCCTTCCCATCGGCGGTGAACAGGCGCACCGTCACTTCCGATGCCGCTGGCAACGTGAACCGGAGCGTCACGTTGCCGGTGGATGGATTGGGGGCTATCTGGGCGTTCAGCATCTGCCCCGTTGTTGGGGCATCGGCATCGGTCACCACAAACCCGAACCGCGCAAAATTCCACGACTGCACATTCCCCGCGTAGGGGAAATTTCCACCAACGAACAGGTCGTTCCCCAACGTTGCAATGCCGCGCACGGTCGCGCCTGGGCTTCCCGTCACTCCATCGTTGAAGCTGCTCCATGCTCCAGAAGCCACCTCGTACGTTGCCAAATTGTTCACGCTGGCGGCATCGGCACGGGTGAACGCGCCGCCAACATAGAGTTTCCCATTATTGAGATGAAGCCGATAAATCGGCCCGTTGGTTCCGGCGATGCTGGTCCAGTCGCCATTGCTCCAGCGGGCGATGTTGTCGGAAAAAATCTGGCCAGCAGAAGTGAACTCACCCGCCACAACAAGGCTTCCATCCGGCATTGCCACCATGGAGTAAATCGGGCCGCTTGTGCCGTTGGCTTGCTCGGTTCCTAAGCGGTTCCAGCTGTTGCCATCCCACCACGCAATGTTGCTGGCTGGTGCGCCGCCGGCGGCTGTCAGGCTTCCGGCCACATACAACCGGTCCCCCAAAACTGCCATTGTGGACACCGTCCCGGTTACGCCGGACCCCACCGGACGCCAGCGGATCCCGTCCCATTTGGCAATGTTGAGGATGGAGTCCCCGAAGGCGAACCGCCCGGCCATAATCAGCGTGTCATGGAATCGAATGATTGCCGAGACCCGCCCGCGCCCCGGCGTTCCGGTGGCGTAGGGGGTCCACTGTTTGGTGGTAAGATTGTAGCGGCCAATCCCCGTGCAATTCCCGTTGCCGCCGGCAATGTTGAAGGCCCCCCCAACAATCACATCATCCCCTTCAATCAAGATTGCATCGCCGGTTCCGGAAAGCCCGCCGATATCCTGCCATTCCTCCCCATCCCACATTCCCAAATAGGGGAGGCTTAGCCCTTTCGACATCTGGAGTTCGCCGGTAACGAACACCTGGTTTGGGGGGCGGACCGCAACAAAATTGATCCCCCCAGCAACCCCGCGTCCTGGGACAAACCACTGCTTTGTTTGCCGCGACCACTCCCCAACGTTCGCAACGCTGATGCCGCCAACGCGGGTAAGCAAGCCGCCAACGCACAACGTGGTGGAATCGGCAGCAAGGGAGTAGGTGATTCCCCGTGTGCCGCCGCCAAACGTGGCCAGCGTCCCGGCGGAAAAAAACGCAAGGTTGATGGAGTCACGCTTCCCCCGGTGGCTGAACTCACCGCCGATAATCAACGAATCCCCCAACGGCAGAAGGGTGTTGACGGTCCCATCCAGCCCCGCGCCCACGCCCTCCCAAACGCCGGTGGAAAGGTCCAGCTGGGCGATGGAGTTCGCCGTTACGCCAACGTTGTTGAACAATCCGCCAACATACAGCCGCCCCCCCGCAATGGCCAGTGCCGAAACGAACGGTTGGCCGCCAACCCCCGCAAGCGTCCCCGCCGCCTGCCAACCACCATTTTCCCAAACCGCCAACCCGGTTGCGGTGGCGGTTCCGGCTTGGGTGAATCTGCCCCCAGCAAACAGCCGGTTGTTGTGGATTGCCAGCGATAGAACAATCGCGCCATTCCCCGCAATCCCTTCCCCCAACGGGTGCCAAGCCGACCCGTCCCAGCGGGCAATGTTGCTGGCTTGGGTTGGTCCCGCGTTTGCAAAGTTGCCGCCGGCATAAATCGTGTTTCCCTCCACTGCCAGCGCGTACACCGCTGCGTTCCCGCCGCCAACCCCGCCGCCGATGCTGCGCCATGCCGTGCCGTCCCACGCAGCAATCCCGTTCGAGCTAATGGTTCCCGCCGCGCCAAACAATCCTGCGGCAATCACGGTTCCGGACTCGGTTTGCGCCAGTGCCCGAACCGACCCGTCAACGCCTTCCCCCATTGGATACCAGCGTTCGTCGGCCCGGCTCCAGCGTGCAATGTTCCGCATGGGGATGCCAGCAACCTGCGCGAAATCGCCCCCAACAATGATCTCATGCTCGGTGATTAACACCGCCCGAACGCTCCCCTCCACACTCAGCGAAGTGAACCGCGGATCCCACCGGTTGTTCCCCTGTTGGGCCGATAGCTGTGGCGCAAGAATGCCGGCAAGGATACCGGCCAGAAAAAGTAGAAACGGTACGGAACGAAGTTGCATGGTAGGGAAGGGAAGCAGTTTGAAAGGAACAGGAACGGAACAGGAATCGCCCGCGAAGGAGCGTGCGGCTTGCTTAAGCCTTCAGACTTTTGGTGAGTTTGAAGACCCCGCAAGCCGTCCAATGGTCGCATGGGGGGAACAAGCGGCGGCCAATGCAACACCCAATTAGAGCGTTTGCAGCAATGCTTGCGCGTCGGGCGTTTGGCGGCTGTTCGGGTTGCGGCGAATAAACTGGCGCAGCATGGTGCGGGCGCGCTCCTTCTGGCCATTGGCCGCAAGCAGCCGGCAGTAATCCAGATATGCCCGATGTTTCAACCCTCCGCTTCCGTTGCTGATGGTGTTGTAGTTGCGCAACGCTTCGCTGGTCCGGCCCAGCCCCTCCAGCGAGCGGGCGTAGTAGTAGCGGGCTTCCTCGCGGTGCGCCTTCAAGGTTGCGGAGTTCACCACCGGCTCCAGCTTGGCGGCGGCATCGGCGTAGTTTCCGGCACGTGCCGAGGCCACTCCGTCAATGTATTTCCGTTGAAGCTGGCGTTCCGATTCGTCGCGGGTGACGGCGGGGGAGGGGGAAGTGATTGCCTCCCGCTGCTCGTCGGATTCCCTTTCCTGAATAACCGGAGCGGTGCGCTGCCGTTTGCTCCGCTTGGCTGTTGCCGCCGGCGGTTGCGCCTTTCTTGAATTCGAGCGGCGCGTTTGGCTTCTGGTTGGTGCGTTTGGCTTCTGGTTGGTGCTGCGGTTCTGGTAGGCCGGTGCGGTCCGTAGTTCGTCGGGGCGCAGGCCTTTGAAGACTGCGCCGGGGTCATCTATCGCCGATCCCTCGGTTGCGGTGCTGGCTCCACTACCAGCTGGTTGGCGGCGAACCTCGGATGTGGTTGGCGTTGCTTCGGGTACGGCTGTTGCCACTGTTGCTGCCGTGTCGTTTGGCTGGCGGCGGACGGTGGATTCTGTTGGCTGGTTGGCTGGTTCCGGCTGCGTGGTTTCTGGCCCGGTGCTAACCGTCACCTGCTTCCCTTCCGCGGCCAGTGCCGAGTCAACAACGCGGCGATATTCCGCATCCAATGCCTGGATGCTATCGGGGGGGGCGGCGGCAATGCGGCGGTCAAGTTCTTCCAGCCGTTTGGCCAGCCGTGCGGAATCGGTGGCGGGGGCTTCATCTGCGGCGTGTGTGGTGTCGGCAACGGCTGCGTGCGGGATCCCTTCCGGCGGGATCATCGCACGGTTGTTGTTGCAGCCAGCAGCAAGAAGAAGCAGGAGTAAGAACGGAGCGTTTCGCATAAGCAAGATTGAGTTACCGCGACCTTGCCGCAATCTACAACAGCCTACCGGTTGGGCAAAGCCAGCAAAGGATTGCAGCGCAGCTCGCAGCTGGACCTCTACCCCGGTAGCCCAATAAAAAAAACGCCTCGGCAGAAAGTGCCGGGGCGTTGTGCCGATTGTTCGCATGGTTCCTGTTGGGCTACGCGGCGTTCAGTTCGCGCCGCAGTGCTTCCCGCTCAATCTCTAGCTGGCGGATTTTCCGTTCGATGGAATCAACTTCTTCCGGCATGGAGTCAATCTCCATCCGAAGCCGCGAGGCCGATTCATCAATCAGGTCAATCGCTTTGTCGGGAAGGAATCGGTCGGTGATGTAGCGGTCGGAAAGTTGCGCGGCGGCAACAATCGCGCCGTCGGTGATCCGAACGCCGTGGTGGACTTCGTACCGTTCTTTCAGCCCCCGCAAAATGCTGATGGTGTCCTCCACGCTTGGCTCGGGGACAAGGACCGGTTGGAATCGGCGTTCCAACGCGGGGTCCTTCTCGATGTACTTGCGGTATTCTTCCAGGGTGGTTGCCCCAACGGTTCGCAGCTCGCCACGTGCCAGCGCAGGCTTCAGGATGTTGGCGGCATCCACCGACCCTTGCGCGGCTCCCGCGCCAACCAGCGTGTGCAGCTCGTCAATGAACAGGATAATCTCGCCGTTCGATTCCGCAACTTCGTTGACGATTGCCTTCAGCCGTTCCTCGAACTGCCCTCGGAATCCGGTTCCGGCAACCAGCGCGCCCATATCCAACGCCACAATCTGCTTGGTTTTCAGCCCTTCGGGAACGTCGCCCTGAACAATGCGGATGGCGATCCCTTCGGCGATTGCGGTTTTCCCCACGCCTGGCTCGCCAATCAGCACGGGGTTGTTTTTGGTGCGGCGCATCAGGACCTGCATCACCCGCCGGATTTCGTCCTCGCGGCCAATCACCGGGTCCATTTTCCCTTTCCGCGCAAGGTCGTTCAGGTTGCGCCCGTAGCGGGTTAGGGCTTGGTACTTGTCTTCTGGGTTTTGGTCCGTCACTTTCTGCGATCCCCGAATCTCCTTCAAGGCCGCAGCGATTGCCTTTTTTGTCACCCCTTGGTCCCGAAGCAGCGTTCCGGCTGGGCTGGTTTTGTCCTCGCTGATGGCAATCAGCAGATGCTCGGTGGAGACGTATTCATCCCCCATTGCGGTGGCTTCTTTCAGTGCCGATTCAAGGGTCCGCCCGGTGTATTGGCTGATGTATTGATTGCCCAGCCCCGCACCGGAAACTTTCGGCAGTGCCTCGATGGATTCGTTGACTTTGATTTTTAGATAGTTGACGTTTGCGCCAATCTTCATCAGCATCGGCGGGACGATGCCGGAGGAGTCTTGCAGCATCGCCGCAAGGATGTGAATCGGCTCGATCTGCTGGTTGCTGTAGCTGCTGGCAATCTCCTGCGCTGTCTGCAACGCTTCTTGC encodes:
- a CDS encoding Rieske (2Fe-2S) protein, producing the protein MNPSRRTALARLLWGSAAAVAVPVAYVAARFLRPPTTEPARCVAGSIEKLRSQQATLIRVGLNDAVVQPMPDGSLRAISLRCTHTGCPVRWVDASREFHCSCHGGRFDADGKVIAGPPPRPLERLRVEEIGGNLVVIDEPPAA
- a CDS encoding cytochrome b N-terminal domain-containing protein, producing MPDFSQSPVTLQPIRQFFQGLASGTDALMWYFGGLVFFFFGVMVLSGILLAFHYQPNAAPATASDGTPLLLARITDTTTWLGVEYVPGQLIPVRADSTLRNADFPTPLRGSASLLRDSATGSPVHPSAAWVSLEHQIMRQTEFGALVRSVHAWGAQMLVTSVLIWFGGLVWRGAWQRPLRAVWISGLLLVAAVFGAAWTGSVLPWDRLGYAAAWVGSSLPEQGVPLVGESVTELMRGGKDVGGAALTRTAAAHTTVLPLALLVTLLLHAGWLRRAAIFQKPEHPSSKPFGSASVLAGGSVLLLVIYPLVAATFSPTSPFFLLPLLVLPASCAQLLNRIAGGAASPANVADRLYRQLVCWLLAAGALVSLAVAASWTRGEGGFPVDLSQAQVAAGEFRPEWYFLGFYQLLEWFAVPVVMAVISAVLLFFFLLPQWDRPASVGKGAIRWTVYGLCLLFFLLTLWGSIQG
- a CDS encoding DUF1232 domain-containing protein, which codes for MNSPQRVHRSLFWRLRKLPAYFGDRSVPFWKKVGVAVGLLYVISPFDAVSDFLPVIGWLDDLGVLGVMYLFLTRELEGYARRGKD
- the recJ gene encoding single-stranded-DNA-specific exonuclease RecJ; this encodes MKYRWILSSIPDDNSVQNLVRAINVTPTIARILVARGITTFEGARQFFRPSLTDLHDPFLMDHMDRAVERAMRAVANGEKVAIYGDYDVDGTSSAAMLYLYFRSIGADVDFYIPDRFSEGYGVSTLGIDRLAEQGVTLVITVDCGITAVEQVRYAASRSIDVIVCDHHEPGDELPPAYALLDPIKPGCSYPFKFLSGCGVGFKLIQAIAIRRGEVETVYQYLDFVAIAAAADIVPLVGENRSLVAHGLRRLNDSPRPGLRGLLECAGIKRGNLGTSQIVFGIAPRINAAGRMKDARRAVEMLIEEDEVGAFKKAQELENDNRSRRTIDEGTFAEAQAIAQQLLNSGNYRILVIHNPTWHPGVIGIVASRLVEKYYLPTVLLTTMDGVAKGSARSIAGFDIHNALKQCEGHIEQFGGHKYAAGLSIREENITALREQLNQFALSTISDEMLTPELRIDTEVSLAEVTPRFFSVIKQFAPFGPGNSRPQFLIRGVDVVGYPRVVGKDHLKFRIRSGNDFIEAIGFGMGNRLPELNGRTQYDLVFNIEENEYRGEVKQQFRIHDFRVHNPDIYPATNSQGKPAAVVLEGEG
- a CDS encoding MBL fold metallo-hydrolase, with amino-acid sequence MTERKPGPWSEFRQIQPAAPPPQRVGKGELRLTFVNHTTVLIQMDGVNILTDPVWSERVSPITWAGPKRHAGVGLRMQDLPPIDLILLSHNHYDHCDVATLSTLCRVHRPQILTPLGNTALLNAYGIAGSQDLDWWDAVTTRTGLRVTCTPAWHFSNRGLFDRDTSLWGGFMIGSEAGDLYFAGDTGFGDFFEEIARRFPTIRMSLLPIGAYRPRWFMSSVHMGPDEAVLAHRILKTEWSMGVHFGTFAQADDGEKEPVELLNATLDKFSIPRERFRALENGEVWVV
- a CDS encoding tetratricopeptide repeat protein, yielding MRNAPFLLLLLLAAGCNNNRAMIPPEGIPHAAVADTTHAADEAPATDSARLAKRLEELDRRIAAAPPDSIQALDAEYRRVVDSALAAEGKQVTVSTGPETTQPEPANQPTESTVRRQPNDTAATVATAVPEATPTTSEVRRQPAGSGASTATEGSAIDDPGAVFKGLRPDELRTAPAYQNRSTNQKPNAPTRSQTRRSNSRKAQPPAATAKRSKRQRTAPVIQERESDEQREAITSPSPAVTRDESERQLQRKYIDGVASARAGNYADAAAKLEPVVNSATLKAHREEARYYYARSLEGLGRTSEALRNYNTISNGSGGLKHRAYLDYCRLLAANGQKERARTMLRQFIRRNPNSRQTPDAQALLQTL
- a CDS encoding YebC/PmpR family DNA-binding transcriptional regulator gives rise to the protein MAGHSKWANIKHRKGAIDAKRGKVFTRIAREIIIAARLGGGDQNANPRLRLAVQKARAVNMPNDNINRAIQKGTGELEGQQMEELILEGYGPGGIGILMECVTDNRNRTVADVRKILSRNGGSMADAGAVAWNFSRRTLISVRQEGTTEEEVLLAVLDAGAEDVRTGEETFDVQAPVENFETIRAALDAAGCTIAEANLQYVPNQTLELTGEQAAAALKLLDLLDDYDDVQDLYSNLEVSEEEMAKIEG
- a CDS encoding AAA family ATPase, with protein sequence MNFQKLTLKSQEALQTAQEIASSYSNQQIEPIHILAAMLQDSSGIVPPMLMKIGANVNYLKIKVNESIEALPKVSGAGLGNQYISQYTGRTLESALKEATAMGDEYVSTEHLLIAISEDKTSPAGTLLRDQGVTKKAIAAALKEIRGSQKVTDQNPEDKYQALTRYGRNLNDLARKGKMDPVIGREDEIRRVMQVLMRRTKNNPVLIGEPGVGKTAIAEGIAIRIVQGDVPEGLKTKQIVALDMGALVAGTGFRGQFEERLKAIVNEVAESNGEIILFIDELHTLVGAGAAQGSVDAANILKPALARGELRTVGATTLEEYRKYIEKDPALERRFQPVLVPEPSVEDTISILRGLKERYEVHHGVRITDGAIVAAAQLSDRYITDRFLPDKAIDLIDESASRLRMEIDSMPEEVDSIERKIRQLEIEREALRRELNAA